The following proteins are encoded in a genomic region of Pseudoxanthomonas suwonensis 11-1:
- the prmC gene encoding peptide chain release factor N(5)-glutamine methyltransferase, protein MEQSQAPTPKTLLGEANGRLPREDAEPLLLHALQQDRAWLFAHGDDPVDPAKAEAYRALLGRRLAGEPVAYLTGHRGFWTLDLETTPETLIPRPETELLVELALGRLPVDEPVRVADLGTGTGAIALAIASERPLAAVVATDVAKATLAVAVRNAQANGVGNVWFRRGDWCQALGRDRFDLVASNPPYIAEGDRHLSEGDLRHEPARALSSGADGLDAIRTIVATAPDHLVPGGWLLLEHGYDQGAAVRALLEQAGFVEVATAQDLEQRDRVSLGRRPG, encoded by the coding sequence ATGGAACAATCCCAAGCTCCCACCCCGAAAACCCTCCTCGGCGAAGCCAATGGCCGCCTGCCGCGGGAAGACGCCGAGCCCCTGCTCCTGCATGCCCTGCAACAGGACCGCGCCTGGCTGTTCGCCCACGGCGACGACCCGGTGGACCCGGCGAAAGCCGAGGCCTATCGCGCCCTGCTAGGGCGCAGGCTGGCCGGCGAACCGGTGGCCTACCTGACCGGGCACCGCGGTTTCTGGACGCTGGACCTGGAAACCACCCCCGAAACCCTGATCCCGCGCCCGGAAACCGAACTGCTGGTCGAGCTGGCGTTGGGGCGCCTCCCGGTTGACGAGCCGGTGCGGGTGGCCGACCTGGGCACCGGCACCGGAGCCATCGCCCTGGCCATCGCCAGCGAGCGCCCGCTGGCGGCGGTGGTCGCCACCGACGTGGCCAAGGCCACGCTGGCGGTGGCGGTGCGCAATGCCCAGGCCAATGGCGTGGGCAACGTCTGGTTCCGCCGTGGCGACTGGTGCCAGGCCCTGGGTCGCGACCGCTTCGACCTGGTCGCCAGCAACCCGCCGTATATCGCCGAGGGCGACCGGCACCTGTCCGAGGGCGACCTGCGCCACGAGCCGGCGCGCGCGCTGTCCTCCGGCGCCGACGGGCTGGATGCGATCCGCACCATCGTGGCGACCGCGCCGGACCACCTGGTTCCCGGCGGCTGGCTGCTGCTGGAACATGGCTATGACCAGGGTGCTGCGGTACGGGCACTGCTGGAGCAGGCCGGCTTCGTCGAGGTCGCCACCGCGCAGGACCTGGAGCAGCGCGACCGGGTCAGCCTGGGGCGTCGCCCGGGCTGA
- a CDS encoding N-formylglutamate amidohydrolase, giving the protein MQLLQEGDPAPLELLHPQGRSPWLFVVDHAGQAIPRALGDLRLPPGGIDRHIGWDIGIAGVARQLAGLLDAWTILQPYSRLVIDCNRPPESPTSIVEASDGTAVPANLGLADEARAARQLEIFKPYHDTIAAALDQRAAQGRPTLLATLHSFTPAMAGFERPWHCGVLYHRHTALPHALLAALRAEGDLVVGDNQPYAVTATSDYAIPVHGEARGLPHVELEIRQDLIADEAGQLLWAQRLARILPALETGFTS; this is encoded by the coding sequence ATGCAGCTGCTCCAGGAAGGCGACCCGGCACCGCTGGAACTGCTCCACCCGCAGGGCCGCTCGCCCTGGCTGTTCGTGGTCGACCACGCCGGCCAGGCCATCCCGCGCGCGCTCGGGGACCTCCGCCTGCCCCCGGGCGGGATCGACCGCCATATCGGCTGGGACATCGGCATCGCCGGCGTTGCCCGGCAGCTGGCCGGCCTGCTCGACGCCTGGACCATCCTGCAGCCGTACTCGCGGCTGGTGATCGACTGCAACCGGCCGCCGGAATCGCCGACCTCGATCGTCGAGGCCAGCGACGGCACCGCGGTACCGGCCAACCTGGGCCTGGCCGACGAAGCCCGCGCCGCGCGCCAGCTGGAAATCTTCAAGCCGTACCACGACACCATCGCCGCGGCGCTGGACCAGCGCGCGGCCCAGGGCCGCCCGACCCTGCTGGCGACCCTGCACAGCTTCACCCCGGCGATGGCCGGGTTCGAGCGGCCGTGGCACTGCGGCGTGCTCTACCACCGCCATACCGCCCTGCCGCACGCCCTGCTCGCGGCCCTGCGCGCGGAGGGCGACCTGGTGGTCGGCGACAACCAGCCCTACGCGGTGACCGCGACCAGCGACTACGCGATCCCGGTCCACGGCGAGGCCCGCGGCCTGCCACACGTGGAGCTGGAGATCCGCCAGGACCTGATCGCCGACGAGGCCGGGCAGCTGCTGTGGGCGCAGCGGCTGGCGCGCATCCTCCCGGCGCTGGAAACCGGCTTCACCAGCTGA
- a CDS encoding LysR substrate-binding domain-containing protein — MNLRDLKYLVALADHKHFGRAAAACFVSQPTLSTQIRKLEDELGVPLVERAPRKVMLTPAGREAADRARRIVAEVEQMKEAARRSQDPEAGTVRLGIFPTLAPYLLPHVIPRVRERFPHLELLLVEEKSDELLTRLREGRLDAAILALPVLDDQLHTEFLFEEPFVLAVPGQHPLASRSSLTLGELSEQRLLLLEDGHCLREQALDVCRLSGAHEKTGFRATSLETLRQMVAANVGATLLPMLAVKPPVAQSDNIHLVGFSDSHPSRSLAMAWRRSSAMGSFLVRLAAVVGDLPLDLLAPLPVPTHVAEAEAARA, encoded by the coding sequence ATGAATCTCCGCGACCTCAAATACCTGGTGGCCCTGGCCGACCACAAGCACTTCGGCCGCGCGGCCGCGGCCTGCTTCGTCAGCCAGCCCACCCTGTCCACCCAGATCCGCAAGCTGGAGGACGAGCTGGGCGTGCCACTGGTGGAGCGCGCGCCGCGCAAGGTGATGCTCACGCCGGCCGGCCGGGAAGCCGCCGACCGCGCCCGCCGCATCGTGGCCGAGGTCGAGCAGATGAAGGAAGCCGCGCGCCGCAGCCAGGACCCGGAAGCGGGCACGGTGCGGCTTGGCATCTTCCCCACCCTCGCCCCCTACCTGCTGCCGCACGTCATCCCCCGCGTGCGTGAGCGCTTCCCCCACCTCGAGCTGCTGCTGGTGGAGGAGAAGAGCGACGAGCTGCTCACCCGCCTGCGCGAAGGCCGGCTGGACGCGGCGATCCTGGCCCTGCCGGTGCTCGACGACCAGCTGCACACCGAGTTCCTGTTCGAGGAACCGTTCGTGCTCGCTGTGCCGGGCCAGCATCCGCTGGCGAGCCGTTCCAGCCTGACCCTGGGCGAGCTGTCCGAGCAGCGCCTGCTGTTGCTGGAGGACGGCCACTGCCTGCGCGAGCAGGCGCTGGACGTGTGCCGCCTCTCCGGCGCGCACGAGAAGACCGGGTTCCGCGCCACCAGCCTGGAAACCCTGCGGCAGATGGTCGCGGCCAACGTCGGCGCCACCCTGCTGCCGATGCTGGCGGTGAAGCCGCCGGTGGCGCAGTCGGACAACATCCACCTGGTGGGTTTCTCCGACTCGCACCCGAGCCGCAGCCTGGCCATGGCGTGGCGCCGCAGCTCGGCCATGGGCAGCTTCCTGGTGCGCCTGGCCGCGGTGGTCGGCGACCTGCCGCTGGACCTGCTGGCGCCCCTGCCGGTGCCGACGCACGTGGCGGAAGCGGAAGCCGCGCGCGCCTGA
- the cysQ gene encoding 3'(2'),5'-bisphosphate nucleotidase CysQ produces the protein MTRITVDLRETVIAIARQAGEAIMQIYREGFEVTHKADASPLTAADMASHRIIVDGLERLTPELPVLSEESAHVPWEVRQLWPSYWLVDPLDGTREFIKRNGEFSVNIALIVQGAPAMGVIQAPVGGQVWHAVRGEGAYRRDGQRDEPLRVRAPATAPLRVAASRSHRDARTQSVLDRMGEIEEVALGSSLKFCRIAEGGLDVYPRFGPTSEWDTAAGQCVLHAAGGAVLAAGTGKPFRYNRRETLLNGDFIALGDTELPWQEWL, from the coding sequence ATGACCCGCATCACCGTCGACCTGCGCGAGACCGTCATCGCGATCGCCCGCCAGGCGGGCGAGGCGATCATGCAGATCTACCGCGAAGGCTTCGAGGTCACCCACAAGGCCGACGCCAGCCCGCTGACCGCCGCGGACATGGCCTCGCACCGGATCATCGTCGACGGGCTCGAGCGCCTGACCCCGGAGCTGCCGGTGCTGTCGGAGGAATCGGCCCACGTGCCGTGGGAAGTGCGCCAGCTGTGGCCCAGCTACTGGCTGGTCGACCCGCTCGACGGCACCCGCGAGTTCATCAAGCGCAACGGCGAGTTCAGCGTGAACATCGCCCTGATCGTGCAGGGCGCGCCGGCGATGGGAGTGATCCAGGCGCCGGTCGGCGGCCAGGTCTGGCACGCGGTGCGTGGCGAAGGTGCCTACCGCCGCGATGGCCAGCGCGACGAGCCGCTGCGCGTGCGCGCCCCGGCCACCGCGCCGCTGCGGGTGGCGGCCAGCCGCTCCCACCGCGATGCCCGCACCCAGTCCGTGCTGGACCGGATGGGCGAGATCGAGGAAGTGGCGCTGGGTTCGTCGCTGAAGTTCTGCCGCATCGCCGAGGGCGGGCTGGACGTGTACCCGCGCTTCGGTCCCACCTCCGAGTGGGATACCGCGGCCGGCCAGTGCGTGCTGCATGCGGCCGGCGGCGCGGTGCTGGCAGCCGGTACCGGCAAGCCGTTCCGCTACAACCGCCGCGAGACCCTGCTCAACGGCGACTTCATCGCCCTGGGCGATACCGAGTTGCCCTGGCAGGAGTGGCTCTGA
- a CDS encoding NUDIX hydrolase — MDTNDRDAPRVVYEGKYQRMVVRGTWEYSERTHAGGLAAIIVAVTPDDRVLFVEQFRVPLQARTIEMPAGLVGDIDAGESIEVSAVRELEEETGWTAEHAEVLLVGPTSSGASSEKVAFVRATGLRKVGAGGGDASEDITVHEVPRASAAAWLVGKMRAGYQLDAKLWAGLWMIEHELDGTPRAP; from the coding sequence ATGGATACCAATGACAGGGACGCGCCGCGCGTCGTCTACGAAGGCAAGTACCAGCGCATGGTCGTGCGCGGGACCTGGGAATACTCCGAACGCACCCATGCCGGCGGGCTGGCCGCGATCATCGTCGCGGTGACCCCGGACGACCGCGTGCTGTTCGTCGAACAGTTCCGGGTGCCGCTGCAGGCACGCACCATCGAGATGCCGGCCGGCCTGGTCGGCGACATCGATGCCGGCGAGTCGATCGAGGTTTCCGCGGTGCGCGAGCTTGAAGAGGAAACCGGCTGGACCGCGGAGCACGCCGAGGTGCTGCTGGTCGGCCCCACCTCCTCCGGCGCCAGCAGCGAGAAGGTCGCCTTCGTGCGCGCCACCGGGCTGCGCAAGGTCGGCGCCGGCGGCGGCGACGCCAGCGAGGACATCACCGTGCACGAGGTCCCGCGCGCTTCGGCCGCGGCCTGGCTGGTCGGGAAGATGCGCGCCGGCTACCAGCTGGACGCCAAGCTCTGGGCCGGGCTGTGGATGATCGAGCACGAACTCGACGGAACCCCGCGTGCCCCCTGA
- a CDS encoding DUF2242 domain-containing protein, with product MPGHRSIAPFALLVLLTGCAFGRSVPDRSAFETFESSNTYSRSFDHSPGQTCEAARRALLSQGFVVGRAEADVVEARKYFQHDDSHEQVEFRAVCMPQLRGDQQTVVFVNAVQDRYVLRRNNTSASLGVSALGSVSLPIGSTEDSLVKVASETLQDSTFYKRFFGVLERFLPEEIERPAKPAAQVQPMLFPMPQYPQPTPGELPGALRIEELPAPPPATPAETPAAAPAVPVLEPAPVERPPSGE from the coding sequence ATGCCAGGCCATCGCTCCATCGCTCCGTTCGCCCTGCTGGTCCTGCTGACCGGATGCGCCTTCGGTCGCAGCGTGCCGGACCGTTCGGCGTTCGAGACCTTCGAATCGTCCAACACGTATTCGCGCAGCTTCGACCACTCGCCGGGCCAGACCTGCGAGGCCGCGCGCCGCGCGCTGCTGAGCCAGGGTTTCGTGGTCGGGCGCGCCGAGGCCGACGTGGTCGAGGCACGCAAGTACTTCCAGCACGACGACAGCCACGAGCAGGTCGAGTTCCGCGCGGTGTGCATGCCGCAGCTGCGCGGCGACCAGCAGACCGTGGTGTTCGTCAACGCCGTGCAGGACCGCTACGTGCTCCGCCGCAACAACACCTCGGCCAGCCTGGGCGTGAGCGCGCTGGGTTCGGTGTCGCTGCCGATCGGTTCGACCGAGGATTCGCTGGTCAAGGTGGCCAGCGAGACCCTGCAGGATTCGACCTTCTACAAGCGGTTCTTCGGCGTGCTCGAGCGCTTCCTGCCGGAGGAGATCGAGCGCCCGGCCAAGCCGGCGGCACAGGTGCAGCCGATGCTGTTCCCGATGCCGCAGTACCCGCAACCGACCCCTGGCGAACTACCCGGCGCGCTGCGGATCGAGGAGCTGCCGGCGCCGCCGCCAGCCACCCCGGCCGAAACACCGGCTGCCGCGCCCGCGGTGCCGGTACTGGAACCCGCGCCCGTGGAGCGGCCGCCGTCCGGCGAGTAG
- the rnk gene encoding nucleoside diphosphate kinase regulator — protein sequence MSTQPASGLPPSLIISSRDMARLEAMLDSPVLARLPAATALMDELNRAEVLPPEQVPADVVTMHSQVECEDIASGEKHVLTLVYPNEADVEKGRVSVLAPVGSALLGLSVGQSIDWQAPGGRPLKLRVTGVRYQPEAAGDLHR from the coding sequence ATGTCGACCCAGCCCGCGAGCGGACTGCCCCCTTCGCTGATCATTTCCAGCCGTGACATGGCCCGCCTGGAAGCCATGCTCGATTCCCCGGTCCTGGCCCGTCTCCCGGCCGCGACCGCCCTGATGGACGAACTCAACCGCGCCGAAGTGCTGCCTCCCGAGCAGGTGCCGGCGGACGTGGTGACCATGCACTCGCAGGTCGAGTGCGAAGACATCGCCAGCGGCGAGAAGCACGTGCTGACCCTGGTGTATCCGAACGAGGCCGATGTCGAGAAGGGCCGCGTGTCGGTGCTGGCTCCGGTCGGCAGCGCGCTGCTGGGCCTGTCGGTGGGCCAGAGCATCGACTGGCAGGCTCCCGGTGGCCGCCCGCTCAAGCTGCGGGTCACCGGCGTCCGCTACCAGCCTGAAGCCGCCGGCGACCTGCATCGCTGA
- the nudE gene encoding ADP compounds hydrolase NudE, translated as MSRRLPVIHGITSEEAGPYRLERLDLEFSNGERRRFERMVPRGPGAVVVVPMLDDGTVLLVREYAAGVNRYELGLVKGRMDPGETPEQAADRELKEEAGYGARRLDVLRQLTLVPTYMGHISWLVLARDLYPERLPGDEPEELEVIPWKLQELDRLMLREDFSEGRSLAALFVAREWLARQ; from the coding sequence GTGAGCCGTCGCCTCCCGGTCATCCACGGCATCACCAGCGAGGAAGCCGGTCCGTACCGCCTGGAGCGGCTGGACCTGGAGTTCTCCAACGGCGAGCGCCGGCGCTTCGAGCGCATGGTGCCGCGTGGCCCGGGCGCGGTGGTGGTGGTGCCGATGCTGGATGATGGGACGGTGCTGCTGGTACGCGAGTACGCCGCCGGCGTGAACCGCTACGAGCTGGGCCTGGTCAAGGGCCGCATGGACCCGGGCGAAACCCCGGAGCAGGCCGCCGACCGCGAACTGAAGGAAGAGGCCGGCTACGGCGCCCGTCGCCTGGACGTGCTGCGCCAGCTGACCCTGGTGCCGACCTACATGGGCCACATCTCGTGGCTGGTGCTGGCGCGCGACCTGTACCCCGAGCGGCTGCCCGGCGACGAGCCGGAGGAGCTGGAAGTCATTCCCTGGAAACTGCAGGAACTGGACCGACTGATGTTGCGCGAGGATTTCTCCGAGGGCCGCTCGCTCGCGGCGCTGTTCGTGGCGCGCGAATGGCTGGCACGCCAATGA
- the ahpF gene encoding alkyl hydroperoxide reductase subunit F: MLDANLKTQLQAYLERLTRPVHLIASLDDSAGSKEMLELLQDIEGLSPQVSLEVRRDDAERKPSFAITSPGQDINLRFAGLPMGHEFTSLVLALLQVGGHPSKAAADVIEQVKSLEGEFRFETYFSLSCQNCPDVVQALNLMAVLNPNIRHVAIDGALFQEEVEQRQVMSVPTIYLNGEVFAAGRMGLEEIVAKLDTGAEEREAGKIAKKAPFDVLVVGGGPAGAAAAIYAARKGIRTGVAAERFGGQVLDTMAIENFISVQHTEGPKLAAALEQHVREYEVDVMNLQRAQALVPAGADGLVEVKLANGASLKSKTVILSTGARWRQMNVPGEDQYRNKGVAYCPHCDGPLFKGKRVAVIGGGNSGVEAAIDLAGIVAHVTLFEFDSKLRADEVLQRKLRSLPNVTIITSAQTTEVLGDGQKVTGLVYKDRAGGDSHRVELEGIFVQIGLLPNTEWLKGTVELSPRGEIVVDDRGQTSVPGVFAAGDCTTVPYKQIVIAMGEGAKASLAAFDHLIRTSAPATAPAEEIGA; the protein is encoded by the coding sequence ATGTTGGACGCCAACCTCAAGACCCAGCTGCAGGCCTATCTGGAACGCCTGACCCGCCCGGTGCACCTGATCGCCTCGCTGGACGACAGCGCCGGCTCGAAGGAGATGCTGGAGCTGCTGCAGGACATCGAAGGCCTGTCGCCGCAGGTGAGCCTTGAAGTGCGCCGCGACGACGCCGAGCGCAAGCCGTCCTTCGCCATCACCAGCCCGGGCCAGGACATCAACCTGCGCTTCGCCGGCCTGCCGATGGGCCACGAGTTCACCTCGCTGGTGCTGGCCCTGCTGCAGGTGGGTGGCCATCCGTCCAAGGCCGCGGCCGACGTGATCGAGCAGGTGAAGTCGCTGGAAGGCGAGTTCCGCTTCGAGACCTATTTCTCGCTGTCCTGCCAGAACTGCCCGGACGTGGTGCAGGCGCTGAACCTGATGGCGGTGCTGAATCCCAACATCAGGCACGTGGCCATCGACGGCGCCCTGTTCCAGGAGGAAGTCGAGCAACGCCAGGTGATGTCGGTGCCGACCATCTACCTCAACGGCGAGGTCTTCGCCGCCGGCCGCATGGGCCTGGAGGAGATCGTCGCCAAGCTCGATACCGGCGCGGAGGAGCGCGAGGCCGGGAAGATCGCGAAGAAGGCCCCGTTCGACGTGCTGGTCGTCGGCGGTGGCCCGGCCGGTGCCGCGGCGGCGATCTATGCCGCGCGCAAGGGCATCCGCACCGGCGTGGCAGCCGAGCGTTTCGGCGGCCAGGTGCTGGACACCATGGCGATCGAGAACTTCATCTCCGTGCAGCACACCGAGGGCCCGAAGCTGGCCGCGGCGCTGGAGCAGCACGTGCGCGAGTACGAAGTCGACGTGATGAACCTGCAGCGCGCGCAGGCCCTGGTCCCGGCCGGCGCCGACGGCCTGGTCGAAGTGAAGCTGGCCAACGGCGCCTCGCTGAAGTCGAAGACCGTGATCCTGTCCACCGGCGCGCGCTGGCGGCAGATGAACGTGCCTGGCGAGGACCAGTACCGCAACAAGGGCGTGGCCTACTGCCCGCACTGCGACGGCCCGCTGTTCAAGGGCAAGCGCGTGGCGGTGATCGGCGGCGGCAACTCCGGCGTCGAGGCGGCCATCGACCTGGCCGGCATCGTCGCGCACGTCACCCTGTTCGAGTTCGACTCGAAGCTGCGTGCGGACGAAGTGCTGCAGCGCAAGCTGCGCAGCCTGCCCAACGTGACCATCATCACCAGTGCCCAGACCACCGAGGTGCTGGGCGACGGCCAGAAGGTCACCGGCCTGGTCTACAAGGATCGCGCCGGCGGCGACAGCCACCGCGTCGAACTGGAGGGCATCTTCGTGCAGATCGGCCTGCTGCCCAACACCGAGTGGCTCAAGGGCACGGTGGAGCTGAGCCCGCGCGGCGAGATCGTGGTCGACGACCGCGGCCAGACCAGCGTCCCGGGCGTGTTCGCCGCCGGCGACTGCACCACCGTGCCGTACAAGCAGATCGTGATCGCGATGGGCGAAGGCGCCAAGGCGTCGCTGGCCGCGTTCGACCACCTGATCCGCACCTCGGCCCCCGCCACCGCCCCCGCGGAGGAAATCGGCGCCTGA
- the pip gene encoding prolyl aminopeptidase, which produces MRSLYPEIEPYSTGTLKVDDRHELYFEECGNPDGKPVVMLHGGPGGGCTAKMRRFHDPAKYRIVLFDQRGSGRSTPHADLVDNTTWDVVADIEKLREKLGIERWQVFGGSWGSTLALAYAETHPQRVTELVLRGIFMLRRWELEWFYQEGANRLFPDAWEHYVKAIPPVERHDLISAFHRRLTSEDEATRLAAAKAWSVWEGATSFLHVDDDFVNSHEDPQFALAFARIENHYFVNGGFFEVEDQLLRDAHRIADIPGVIVHGRYDVVCPLQNAWDLHKAWPKARLQITPASGHSAFEAENVDALVRATDAFA; this is translated from the coding sequence ATGCGCAGCCTGTACCCCGAGATCGAACCGTATTCGACCGGCACCTTGAAGGTCGATGATCGCCACGAGCTGTACTTCGAGGAGTGCGGCAACCCGGACGGCAAGCCGGTGGTGATGCTGCACGGCGGCCCCGGCGGCGGCTGCACCGCGAAGATGCGCCGTTTCCACGACCCGGCGAAGTACCGCATCGTCCTGTTCGACCAGCGTGGCTCCGGCCGCTCGACCCCGCACGCCGACCTGGTCGACAACACCACCTGGGACGTGGTCGCCGACATCGAGAAGCTGCGCGAGAAGCTGGGCATCGAGCGCTGGCAGGTGTTCGGTGGCAGCTGGGGCTCGACCCTGGCCCTGGCCTATGCCGAGACCCATCCGCAGCGGGTTACCGAGCTGGTCCTGCGCGGCATTTTCATGCTGCGCCGCTGGGAGCTGGAGTGGTTCTACCAGGAGGGCGCCAACCGCCTGTTCCCGGATGCGTGGGAGCACTACGTCAAGGCAATCCCGCCGGTGGAGCGGCATGACCTGATCTCGGCCTTCCACCGCCGCCTGACCAGCGAGGACGAGGCCACCCGCCTGGCCGCGGCGAAGGCCTGGAGCGTGTGGGAAGGCGCGACCAGCTTCCTCCACGTCGACGACGACTTCGTCAACAGCCACGAGGATCCGCAGTTCGCCCTGGCCTTCGCCCGGATCGAGAACCACTACTTCGTCAACGGCGGCTTCTTCGAGGTCGAGGACCAGCTGCTGCGCGATGCGCACCGCATCGCCGACATCCCCGGCGTGATCGTGCACGGCCGCTACGACGTGGTCTGCCCTCTGCAGAACGCCTGGGACCTGCACAAGGCCTGGCCGAAGGCCAGGCTCCAGATCACGCCGGCCTCGGGCCACTCCGCGTTCGAGGCCGAGAACGTGGACGCGCTGGTACGGGCGACCGACGCGTTCGCCTGA
- the bioA gene encoding adenosylmethionine--8-amino-7-oxononanoate transaminase encodes MLAETPVPADARWRQRDLAVLWHPCTQMREHSDVLPLVPIERGEGAWLHGYDGRRYLDGVSSWWTNLHGHAEPRIAEAIARQARSLEQVILAGFSHAPAIELAEQLLAIAPRQPGRAPLSRVFYADNGSAGVEVALKMAFHWFRNRGEDHRTRFIALENGYHGETLGALAVGDIPLYRRVYAPLLAEALFAPSPDAYMARPGESDEQCALRAADALADLFDRHPGEICALILEPRLQCAGGMRMHHPAYLRRARELCDANGVFLVADEIATGFGRTGTMFACEQAGIAPDLLCLSKGLTGGFLPLAAVLASEAIYEGFLDDSRERAFLHSHSYTGNPLACAAALASLDIFGSDGVLERNRATSARMATLAAQVGAGSPHVADVRQAGMVVAFELARDGQRETPFDPALRVGLRAYRGALERGVLLRPLGDILYWMPPYCIDEAQLQLLAETTAAVIAEATACA; translated from the coding sequence ATGCTAGCAGAGACACCGGTGCCAGCGGACGCGCGCTGGCGCCAGCGCGACCTCGCGGTGCTCTGGCACCCGTGCACCCAGATGCGCGAGCACTCGGACGTGCTGCCGCTGGTGCCGATCGAGCGTGGCGAAGGCGCGTGGCTGCATGGCTACGACGGCCGCCGCTACCTGGATGGGGTCAGCAGCTGGTGGACCAACCTGCACGGGCACGCCGAGCCGCGCATCGCCGAGGCGATCGCCCGCCAGGCCCGCAGCCTCGAGCAGGTGATCCTGGCCGGGTTCTCGCATGCCCCTGCGATCGAGCTGGCCGAGCAGCTGCTGGCCATCGCCCCGCGCCAGCCGGGCCGCGCCCCGCTGTCGCGCGTGTTCTATGCCGACAACGGCTCGGCCGGCGTCGAGGTGGCGCTGAAGATGGCCTTCCACTGGTTCCGCAACCGCGGCGAGGACCACCGCACCCGTTTCATCGCCCTGGAAAACGGCTACCACGGCGAGACCCTGGGCGCGCTGGCGGTGGGCGACATCCCGCTGTACCGGCGGGTGTACGCGCCGCTGCTGGCCGAGGCCCTGTTCGCGCCCTCGCCCGACGCCTACATGGCCCGCCCCGGCGAAAGCGACGAGCAGTGCGCCCTGCGCGCGGCCGATGCGCTGGCAGACCTGTTCGACCGGCATCCCGGCGAGATCTGCGCCCTGATCCTGGAGCCGCGCCTGCAGTGCGCCGGCGGCATGCGCATGCACCATCCGGCCTACCTGCGCCGGGCGCGCGAGCTGTGCGACGCCAATGGCGTGTTCCTGGTCGCCGACGAGATCGCCACCGGCTTCGGCCGTACCGGCACCATGTTCGCCTGCGAACAGGCCGGCATCGCCCCGGACCTGCTGTGCCTGTCCAAGGGCCTGACCGGCGGCTTCCTGCCGCTGGCCGCGGTGCTGGCCAGCGAGGCCATCTACGAGGGCTTCCTCGACGACTCGCGCGAGCGCGCCTTCCTGCATTCGCACAGCTACACCGGCAACCCGCTGGCGTGCGCCGCGGCGCTGGCTTCGCTGGACATCTTCGGGAGCGACGGCGTGCTGGAGCGCAACCGCGCCACCTCCGCGCGCATGGCCACGCTGGCAGCGCAGGTGGGCGCCGGCAGCCCGCATGTCGCCGATGTCCGCCAGGCCGGCATGGTCGTGGCCTTCGAACTGGCCCGCGACGGCCAGCGCGAAACCCCGTTCGATCCCGCGCTGCGGGTCGGCCTGCGCGCCTACCGCGGGGCGCTGGAGCGCGGCGTGCTGCTGCGCCCACTGGGCGACATCCTGTACTGGATGCCGCCGTACTGCATCGACGAAGCCCAGCTGCAGCTGCTGGCCGAAACCACCGCCGCCGTGATCGCCGAGGCCACCGCATGCGCCTGA
- the ahpC gene encoding alkyl hydroperoxide reductase subunit C, with product MSLINTAVQPFKANAFRNGEFIEVTDADLKGKWSVVIFMPAAFTFNCPTEVEDAADNYAEFQKAGAEVYIVTTDTHFSHKVWHETSPAVGKAQFPLVGDPTHQLTRAFGVHIEEEGLALRGTFIINPEGVIKTLEIHDNAIARDVSETLRKLKAAQFVAANPGQVCPAKWKEGAKTIAPSLDLVGKI from the coding sequence ATGTCCCTGATCAACACCGCTGTCCAGCCCTTCAAGGCCAATGCCTTCCGCAACGGCGAGTTCATCGAAGTCACCGATGCCGACCTGAAGGGCAAGTGGTCGGTCGTGATCTTCATGCCGGCTGCCTTCACCTTCAACTGCCCGACCGAGGTCGAGGACGCCGCCGACAACTACGCCGAGTTCCAGAAGGCCGGTGCCGAGGTCTACATCGTGACCACCGACACCCACTTCTCGCACAAGGTGTGGCACGAGACCTCGCCGGCGGTTGGCAAGGCCCAGTTCCCGCTGGTCGGCGACCCGACCCACCAGCTGACCCGCGCTTTCGGCGTGCACATCGAGGAAGAAGGCCTGGCCCTGCGCGGCACCTTCATCATCAACCCGGAAGGCGTGATCAAGACCCTCGAGATCCACGACAACGCCATCGCCCGCGACGTCTCCGAGACCCTGCGCAAGCTGAAGGCTGCCCAGTTCGTCGCCGCCAACCCGGGCCAGGTCTGCCCGGCCAAGTGGAAGGAAGGCGCCAAGACCATTGCTCCGTCGCTGGACCTGGTCGGCAAGATCTAA